The following are from one region of the Salvia hispanica cultivar TCC Black 2014 chromosome 1, UniMelb_Shisp_WGS_1.0, whole genome shotgun sequence genome:
- the LOC125200762 gene encoding phospho-2-dehydro-3-deoxyheptonate aldolase 2, chloroplastic-like, with amino-acid sequence MAALPNTAAFSSKSAIVHPQSLLPGAAAHSPSLSCVRHRISAVHAAEPAKVAPTPSSSAKWTPLTWKTKNALQLPEYPDVAELESVLDTMEAYPPLVFAGEVRSLEDRLAEAAVGKAFLLQGGDCAESFKEFSANNIRDTFRILLQMSVVLSFGGQLPVIKVGRMAGQFAKPRSDPMEEKDGVKLPSYKGDNINGDAFTAESRIPDPHRMIRAYCQAASTLNLLRAFATGGYAAMQRVTQWNLDFVENSEQGDRYQELAHRVDEALGFMEAAGLTIDHPVMSTTEFWTSHECLLLPYEQALTRKDSTTGLYYGCSAHMLWVGERTRQLDGAHVEFLRGVSNPLGIKVSQKMDPKELTKLIDILNPTNKPGRITVIVRMGAENMRVKLPHLVRAVRGAGQIITWVCDPMHGNTIKAPCGLKTRAFDAILAEVRAFFDVHEQEGSHAGGIHLEMTGQNVTECIGGSRTVTFDDLSSRYHTHCDPRLNASQSLELAFIVSERLRKKRMAAQRLLS; translated from the exons ATGGCTGCTTTGCCCAACACCGCTGCCTTCTCCTCCAAATCCGCCATCGTCCACCCCCAATCTCTCCTCCCCGGCGCCGCCGCCCATTCCCCTTCCCTCTCCTGCGTCCGCCACCGTATCTCCGCCGTGCATGCTGCGGAGCCGGCCAAGGTGGCGCCGACGCCTTCCTCCTCCGCCAAGTGGACCCCGCTTACATGGAAAACTAAGAATGCTCTGCAGCTCCCCGAGTATCCCGATGTGGCGGAGCTCGAGTCGGTGCTCGACACCATGGAGGCCTACCCGCCCCTGGTCTTCGCCGGAGAGGTCCGCAGCCTCGAGGATCGCCTCGCCGAGGCCGCCGTCGGCAAAGCCTTCCTCCTCCAGGGCGGCGACTGCGCCGAGAGCTTCAAGGAATTCAGCGCTAACAACATTCGTGACACCTTCAGAATTCTCCTCCAGATGAGCGTCGTCCTCTCCTTCGGTGGTCAATTGCCTGTTATCAAG GTTGGGAGGATGGCTGGGCAGTTTGCCAAACCAAGATCAGACCCTATGGAGGAAAAGGATGGAGTTAAGCTTCCTAGTTACAAGGGTGATAACATTAACGGCGATGCCTTCACTGCAGAATCAAGAATCCCGGATCCTCACAGGATGATCAGGGCCTACTGCCAGGCTGCATCGACCCTTAACCTTCTCAGAGCCTTTGCTACCGGAGGTTACGCAGCAATGCAGAGAGTTACTCAGTGGAATCTTGATTTTGTCGAGAACAGCGAACAGGGCGACAG GTATCAAGAACTGGCCCACCGGGTTGACGAAGCCTTGGGGTTCATGGAGGCTGCTGGACTCACAATCGACCACCCTGTGATGTCAACGACAGAGTTTTGGACTTCCCATGAATGTTTGCTTCTGCCTTATGAACAGGCACTCACCCGCAAAGATTCAACGACTGGTCTATACTACGGCTGCTCAGCACACATGCTCTGGGTCGGTGAACGTACCAGGCAGCTTGACGGTGCACACGTCGAATTCTTGAGAGGAGTTTCTAACCCTCTGGGTATCAAG GTGAGCCAAAAGATGGACCCCAAGGAACTTACTAAACTCATCGACATCTTGAATCCCACCAACAAGCCAGGAAGGATTACTGTCATTGTCAGAATGGGTGCCGAGAATATGAGAGTCAAGCTGCCTCATTTGGTGAGGGCAGTCCGTGGAGCCGGCCAAATCATAACCTGGGTATGCGACCCTATGCATGGAAACACTATCAAGGCACCTTGCGGACTCAAGACCCGTGCTTTTGATGCAATCTTG GCGGAGGTGAGGGCTTTCTTCGATGTTCATGAGCAAGAAGGCAGCCACGCTGGTGGAATCCATTTGGAGATGACCGGACAGAACGTGACAGAGTGCATCGGAGGATCAAGGACAGTGACATTCGACGATCTGAGCTCACGCTACCACACACACTGCGACCCGAGACTGAACGCATCGCAGTCACTGGAACTGGCCTTCATCGTTTCGGAGAGGCTAAGGAAGAAGAGGATGGCAGCTCAACGTCTCCTCTCTTAG